GAATGCGGCCCGCGCCAGAATATCGCGAGCGATCGTCTCAACTTGTTGCCAATATCCAATTTCCTCAGGAAGAATATCCCGCGTTCCCCGAACTGCCTGAATGGAAGCCATACCAATATCTATTTTGTGTGCAAAAAATTAAAGTACGTCAGCCATGATCGCACCCGAAATCTGGGTTAAATCACAACTAGAACCAAGGTAAGAGCAGCCTTACGCCTACTCTTCTTCAAATGGTGGCAATGTACAGCAGTTAACATCGTCAATGCACACCTTACCCCACTGCAAAGCCCATCGTACAAGGGCTACACGATTTTGGGTCTCAGTTTTAGTCAAAATATTACTGATATGATTATCAACCGTACGCTTGCTAATTTCTAACTTCTCGGCAATTTGCTCATTGGTCATCCCCGCAGTGACCAGCTCAATCACCTGAAGTTCTCGATCCGAAAGAGCTGGCTGGGTTCGGAGATCTTGATCAGACATAAGCCTTTGATACGTACTTATACTCATTCCTCTCCTATCTTACGGTGATTTCTGATCAATCCCCTGAGATTGGGTCAATATAGTATGAGGATCCACCAGTTTTTCGATTTTTTCTTTCAATAATCCCGAGATTTCTGGAGTCAATTCCAGCGAGATGAAGGATATTAGAAGACACAGGGTTTATTGCGAGAAATTGATCGACCCCATTGTTCACTATAACTTCCGGTATAACTGCTTCTAAGGTAACGTCACTTAAGTTTGGCTGATCTAACGTTCATGGCTCAATCTATCTATTGTCCTAATCCCCTATGCCAAGCTGCTAATCCAGTTGAACATCGATCGTGCCAAACCTGTAAGACAGCCATTCCGCATCATTATCTATGGCTACCTAACAGTCGAGGAATCGCTGGTAAGCAAAGCGGTGATTTAGTCGATGAGCGTTATCTGATTTTGCGATCGCAGGTCGTACTTGATACAAAGCCGAGTAATGTCCCCTTGTTTGTTGAAGAAATTGATAACTGGGCAATTCGATACGCCGAATTATTTCCCTACAAAGCGCATATCCCACAAATTTATGGCTATCTCAACCATGAAAATCAGCTCTATGGGCTATTAGAAAACAACGCTGTTTATCAATCGGATGCCACACTCAGTAATGGAACGGCAATTGCTGGTCGACTCATGCCAGATATCGCTTCCTGTTGGAACACAGCAAATCTTGAACGGCAGGTTGCTTGGATCTCACAAATTTTTAGTCTTTGGCAGCCATTAGGACTTTTAGGGTTAACGGAAACGCTTTTAAAACCAGAACTGATTCGAGTTGATGGAGAAAATGTCCGTTTTCTTAATCTTGAATCTGATCAAACGGCGAACCCATCGTTAGCTGATTTTGCAGTTCTTTGGGGTGATTTGCTTGATTGGGGTAATTCCACATTTTGGTCAGGTATTGCCAACGAAATGATCCAAGGCCAGATTGTTAATAGTGATCAAGTCTTGAGTTTGCTGGATCAAGAAATGCGGATGATCCATTTATCTAGTGGATCATCTACATTTAACGTTGATATTGCAACATTGACCGATCGAGGACCAAGCCGTACAGAAAACCAAGATGCTTGCTATCCGGCATCAAATACTTATTCACAATTAAAAGCTGGCGATCGACCATGGTTAGTGGTTTGTGATGGAGTGGGTGGTCATGAAGGCGGCAGTTTGGCATCAAAGTTAGCGATTAGTACAATCGAACGCTATCTCGATTCAGTTGATCTGGAAACTTGTCTTTCAGATGATGTTGAAATTGCCATGGAAAAAGCAATTTTGGCGGCGAATGATGTGATCTGTGAGCGCAACGATCGTGAAAGTCGCGAAGCCAAGCAGCGCATGGGAACGACTGTGGTCATTGCTTATATTCGTCATAATCAATTATTTTTGTCGCACGTCGGTGATAGTCGGGCCTATCGCATTACCAATTCAGGTTGTTATCAAATCACAGTGGATGATGATTTGGCATCGCGGGAGGCGATCTATGGGAGTGCCTTCTATCGCGAAGCATTGCAATATCCTGGGACTGGAGCCTTAACCCAGGCTTTGGGAATGTCGGCTTCAACGCAGCTACAGCCGACATCACAGCGATTTTGGTTGACCGAATCTTCAGTCTTTTTGCTCTGTTCTGATGGGTTAAGTGATTTTGATTTAGTCGATCGGATTTGGGCGGCGGAAATCCGTCCGGTATTACACGATCGGGCACAACTAAAATTGGCTTGTCAGCGTTTGGTGGCGATTGCGAATGCGCAGAATGGTCATGACAATGTCACGGTTGGGTTACTCCATATCATGCGACCAGAACCGACTGTCGCGAGTCAGCCAAACAATCCGACGGTGGCCGTTGCCGCCGATCAACCGGCAAATGGTAATGCTGTAAAACTACCGGCAACCCGAGTTGCCACAATTTCCCCCAACCGTGCCAATTGGCTCAAAGTTAGCTTACTGAGTTGTCTATTGCTGGGGCTAATCGGGGGTGGCAGTTTTATTTGGTGGCGCGGACAGCAGCAAGCGGCTTCCACTCAACCCGTTGCTACACCTGTCCCAACCGCAACGTCACTGGCCACGGTTGATGCGGAAACCCTACAGCAGGTCAATCAGATTCTTGAAGTGAAGCCAGGGCCAGTGGCGCTCGCGCTATTGCCTCAACCGCCAGATCCGAATAATCGTGAGTTGCCGATCAAAACTGGTGATCTGGCTCCGGGGACGATCGTCCAAGTGAAAGGTCAAACCATCACACAGAACCAGGAAAATTGGCTGATGCTCAAGGTGTGTTCTGTCCCGTTTGGGCCAACGGCGGAGCCGACGACAGTGTTGTCGGTGGCGGCGGAAGGTTGGCAACAGCTACAGCGGGTGGCGACACAAGTTACCCTACCGGCGACATTACTACCGGCGCAACTGGGTAACTGTGACCCAGCAGGGACGATCCCCCCGGCGCCAGCACCAGTGCCGGTTGCGCCAGGGATTCCTTCACCGTTACCAGTGTCCCCAAACCAGGCACAATAGAGAATAGATTTTAGTCCAGGTTTGTGGTGTTTGGAGCGTCGAAGCATGCCAACGGGAAATGCGCCCTCATTAAATCTTGCGATTGATCGCTTGCGGGCAGGCAGTCCTAATCATTTTGTGATTCATGTGATTGAATCACCCTATCGTGCTGGTTATTCGGTGGCCGATAGTCTATGGGACGAATCCCTGAACCAATTGTGGCAGTCTTGGCAAGAGTTTTTTTCGACCCGGACGGTGCCCATGGTGCCCTATATTTCGGCGGCGGATGAGGAGCTGCCGACCTCGCCGATGGCGGAAATTCCGACGGCGAATCCGATGCCTCAGAGTGTCCGGTTGATGCAGACCTTGGGGATTAATCTGTGGCAGTGGTTGTTTAATGGTTCGATTCAAACGGTGCTGAGCCAATCGTTGGGGATTGCGATGGGCCAAGAGCAGCAGTTGCGGTTGCGGTTAGATATTCGCGATCCCGATTTGATTGCGCTGCCTTGGGAGATTATGCAGGACCAACCGGGGAAACCGGCGATCGCCATTGGTCAGCAAATCCTGTTTAGTCGAACGACCAGTGATGTGGAGACACTTCCACAACTGCGGAAGGATCAATCGCTCAGTATTTTACTGGTGTTGGGCCATGACACATTACCGGCTGGGGCGCTAACGGAGGATTTGCCGGAAAGTCCATCGCTGGATCAGACCCGGTTGAAATTGGAGCAAGAGGCGTCAGCCCTTTCGCAGCTCTTTACCAGCTCCACGCGCTTTGGCAATATGGCACCTTGTCAGGTGGATATTTTGGTGCAACCCACCCCAGAGGAGCTAGTGCAAAAGCTGGATACGCAGCGGTATAACTTGTTCTTTTATGCGGGGCATGGTGTGCCGGCTCCGGATGGTGGGCTGTTATTTCTGCGATCGGATATGGCGATGAATGGCACGGAGCTGGCCCAGGTGTTAACGCGGGCGCAGGTGAAGTTGGCGGTGTTTAATGCTTGTTGGGGGGCGCAGCCGGATCAAGAAGGGTACCAGGCAATTCCTCGCAGTAGTTTGGCGGAGGTGTTGTTGCATCATGGGGTGCCAGCGGTATT
The nucleotide sequence above comes from Romeriopsis navalis LEGE 11480. Encoded proteins:
- a CDS encoding helix-turn-helix domain-containing protein codes for the protein MSDQDLRTQPALSDRELQVIELVTAGMTNEQIAEKLEISKRTVDNHISNILTKTETQNRVALVRWALQWGKVCIDDVNCCTLPPFEEE
- a CDS encoding CHAT domain-containing protein — protein: MPTGNAPSLNLAIDRLRAGSPNHFVIHVIESPYRAGYSVADSLWDESLNQLWQSWQEFFSTRTVPMVPYISAADEELPTSPMAEIPTANPMPQSVRLMQTLGINLWQWLFNGSIQTVLSQSLGIAMGQEQQLRLRLDIRDPDLIALPWEIMQDQPGKPAIAIGQQILFSRTTSDVETLPQLRKDQSLSILLVLGHDTLPAGALTEDLPESPSLDQTRLKLEQEASALSQLFTSSTRFGNMAPCQVDILVQPTPEELVQKLDTQRYNLFFYAGHGVPAPDGGLLFLRSDMAMNGTELAQVLTRAQVKLAVFNACWGAQPDQEGYQAIPRSSLAEVLLHHGVPAVLAMRDSIADQEALSFIQAFSQALAERLSIDQAVAVARQQLLTLFKFNQQAWTLPVLYMHPEFDGELIRPLPNHMTQIPMTATQVGRPTPKASMRSLTTSRSWVIRGGLMRVGISEENDLVLHGEPGVSRKHAEIICRNSFEGNEWSYFLRDFSRYGTWMASTGGWQKVHHQEVELLPGAQLKFGATQNGVLEFVVVEKE
- a CDS encoding PP2C family protein-serine/threonine phosphatase, which codes for MAQSIYCPNPLCQAANPVEHRSCQTCKTAIPHHYLWLPNSRGIAGKQSGDLVDERYLILRSQVVLDTKPSNVPLFVEEIDNWAIRYAELFPYKAHIPQIYGYLNHENQLYGLLENNAVYQSDATLSNGTAIAGRLMPDIASCWNTANLERQVAWISQIFSLWQPLGLLGLTETLLKPELIRVDGENVRFLNLESDQTANPSLADFAVLWGDLLDWGNSTFWSGIANEMIQGQIVNSDQVLSLLDQEMRMIHLSSGSSTFNVDIATLTDRGPSRTENQDACYPASNTYSQLKAGDRPWLVVCDGVGGHEGGSLASKLAISTIERYLDSVDLETCLSDDVEIAMEKAILAANDVICERNDRESREAKQRMGTTVVIAYIRHNQLFLSHVGDSRAYRITNSGCYQITVDDDLASREAIYGSAFYREALQYPGTGALTQALGMSASTQLQPTSQRFWLTESSVFLLCSDGLSDFDLVDRIWAAEIRPVLHDRAQLKLACQRLVAIANAQNGHDNVTVGLLHIMRPEPTVASQPNNPTVAVAADQPANGNAVKLPATRVATISPNRANWLKVSLLSCLLLGLIGGGSFIWWRGQQQAASTQPVATPVPTATSLATVDAETLQQVNQILEVKPGPVALALLPQPPDPNNRELPIKTGDLAPGTIVQVKGQTITQNQENWLMLKVCSVPFGPTAEPTTVLSVAAEGWQQLQRVATQVTLPATLLPAQLGNCDPAGTIPPAPAPVPVAPGIPSPLPVSPNQAQ